The Nitrospira sp. sequence CTGGACCTGTCCTAACCAAGAAAAAAACTGTCCGTCGGGCGTGGCGGGATTACTGTTGATCGTCGCACCGAGGACATTGAGGCCCACACTGAATCGCGAACGCACAGCTAGGACAGTGTCGAGCGTTCGATGGGTCCAATCCTGGGCGAACCGGAGCGCGGAGACGGTCGCTGTCCCGTTCTGGAAACCGGGGAAAGAATCAATGGGTTTGTCTCCAAAGATGAAGCTTTGCGTGAAGAGATGCTCGCCGATGATCGAGAGCGCCACCTCGTCCATCACCGTCCGATAGATCGGGTGGCGGAGGCTTATGCCGATGATTTCGGTGTCGGTATTGAGGTTGAATGGCTCGAGTGGTTCTTCGATCAGCTTGAAGTCGTAGCGCCGATAGTACGGCATGAAGCTCGTACCGTATCGGTTGAAGGGGAGGGCATATGAAGCATCAATAATCGGATGGGCTCCGGCTGAACCGCCGTAACTGACGCTGAGTGGATCTCCTCGACCGGTGAGGTTGTCATGGATGACTGTGCCGATTCCGCGGACCGGTCCGACCAGAGGGGTCTGGTAGTTGTTCACATCGAACGATGCATGAAACGGATTTCTGTCCGCCACTCGCACATTCAGCACACTCTCGCCACGTTCATCTCCGGGCCGGAGTTCCGCATTGATGCGTTCGATCCGACGATCCTGCTGTAAGAGTTGCAGCTGTTCTTGAAAGGGGGCGAGTAACAGGGGTGTGCGGCTGCCGAGCGACAGGCGATCGCGCAGGTACGATGAGCTGAACCAACGGTTGCCTTCGACATCGATGCGCGCCAGTTTCCCTTCTATGACTTGCACCTCTACGACTCCATCGACGACATCCTGATCAGGAATGATCGCCCCAGAGGTCAGGTAGCCCTTATTGACGTAGAGCAGCGTGAGCGCCAGCCTGAGCCGCTCGAGATCTTCAGTCATCAAGATCCGGTTCTTAAACAGGGCCGTCGTTTCCGCAATCTCGGCTGCCGAGAAGACGGTGTTGCCCGTCACGCGGACATCGCGCACAAACACCTTCACTGTTCCAGGTTGTTTAGGCACTTCTTCTTCGGATGGAGCGGGCGGGAGGATCGGCAGAACCTGACGCGGGGGTGGTAGAGGGCGTTGAAACTCTTCTTTCAACGGCCCAGGCGGCTGACCGGATCGACCTGTCGGGTCAATCGTAGCTGTCGGGTCAATCGTAGATTGAGCGAAGACTGATGTATCTACCAACGTGCTCATCATGGTGAGACCCATGGTCAACGAGATAAAGGTCTGACGGGCGAACAGAAAATTGACAGGCGCCGCTCCGCGAGTACCTGCTGTCACGATTCTTGACATGTGGGTCATGCATTGAAAATCACTTAAATGATGAGTCCGCGAAACACCACGCGCTCAACGGTAACACCGACAGCGGAAGCTATTGCCACGAGGTGGCGATGGCGGAGCATACGCTCAGTCATGATCGACATCCTCCAAGCCTGTTCATCGCAAAGGTTTCGGTCAAGAACCTCGGAGGCGCAATCTGCCGTAAAGATAAGGAGGGGAACTCTTCCGTCGGCTCATGACTTGCCCGTGGACCCTTGCTAGTCATCGTATCACCAGGGGGCGTAGCACCATGAGGTGCAGAGATCGATAGTGCTAATGGGCTGGAGAGCCATCCCCCCGGTTCTGCTGAAAGACTGTTCCGCCCTGCCACCGTGAAACTGCTGAACTGACCGTCGACCACCGCTGCGCAGCGCTGATGGAGGAGGGATGTGGCTTGCAGAGGTCGGTTGCCCAGGGGCTGGATCTTGCCGCCGGCTGGGGCATATGGAGCCTGAATCCTCACGGTGCCGTCTAATCCGAAGGGCGTAGAGGCATCAATGCGGCTGACTGAATCGGGCATGAGCATCTGTGTCGTAATCGTGATATCCCCGCCTTTTCCGCGTACCGCCTGTGCGAGGATTTGGCTGTTCTGAAGGACCACAATCTTTGGATCGATCGTGATATTGCCGCCGCTGCCGTGGCCACCGCGAACCGATGTGCTGATCTCGCCGTTCGCCAGGTGGATACGATCGATGGCTACGAGCTTGATGTCGCCACCCTTTTTTGCCTGAAGAGCTTCTGTGGTGATCTTGCTGTTTTGCACAAGGAGCTGCTGACCGGCATCAATGTCGATCTTGCCGGCATGTCCTGGACCAGTGCTGCTGGCAGAGACTGTCGCGCCGTCTTGGATCGTGACAGATTGGCCAGCTGTGAGAAAGATATTGCCACCAGCGCCTGAATTTGACGCTTGTCCAATCGTGCGACTGAAGATGCCGGAAGGTGTTCCGTCGATCGAGGTTCCGGAAAGGTTAATGGTGTTGGTTGATCGTATGTCGATGATGCCACCATGGCCTGAACTACTGGTACCGCTGTTAATCTGGGCCCCATGGGACATAAACAAAGAGCTAGTTCTAGTTGATGTAGAAACATCACCGGCGCTTCCACACGTTCCAGCGCAGGACTGTGAGGTGCCGATAGTCGAGGTGAAAATTCCGCTGGCGAGTTGATTACCAAGCCCAAAAATGCCTTCGGAGGGAGGATCAACTAATTGCCCGGCCATGGAAATGGTGCTGGCATTGATAATTACATTTCCTCCCTGCCCGCTCGTTCTGGTAGCGGTATTTATGCGAGCGCCTCCTGTGATCTCCAATCTGGAAGTATCGATAAAGACGTTGCCTCCGTTGCCACGGTTTCCGTTCAACCCAACCGAATTACTGAAAATGCCGGTTGTACCCGCGGTCGACGTTCCTACAAGGTTTAGTTGTTCCGTAGCTCTGACATGAATCGATCCGGCATTGCCGTTCCCTAGTGTCGTGGTTGTAATTGTGCTCCCTTCAGTAAGTTCTATGAATCGACCTGTAAGTAACACTCCTCCTCTCTCAACTTCAGGAGAACCGCGGAGGAAACTTTCCACGTGAGAGTCCAACATGGATACTTTGTCTCCACGAATCTCGATTGCCCCGCTACGTTCGAATCCGGTCGCCGAAACACTGGAAAACTCCAAACCGATTTGTCCTTGAGATGCCAATAGGATATCCCCGGCATTTCCCAATGCGCTATCCGACGTCAAATTGGAAAAATTTAGATTGATGCTATCCGTCCCTATAATTCTAATGTTCCCGGCAGATCCCAAGACAGATGCTTTGCTCAAGTTGGGATCTCCTGTATTGATATATGCGCTCTCGAACGTGACATTCGACGCCGTGATTGAAACGTTTCCACCCGGTTTATCTCCGGTGGTACCGCTGTCGATGAAGAACGTAGTACCTTCCGAATCTCCTGTGGCAGTAACTTCAGTTGCTATGACATTTACGTTGCCAGCTTTTCCGGCCCCCAACGTATGTGTATCGATTACCCTTAACGGCTCTGGGTTGGTAGCGGAAACGGTCAGCTTTCCGGACACGATTTCCACCGTGCCCGCATCACCTGCTCCAGTGCTTCTTGCGGTGATAGCTGAGCCGGTGGTAGCTGTTATAGAGAATTCATCGGCTGCCACAATATCGACGGCAATAGGAGCACCATGTCTGATTCCTGTGTCCGCAGAAATGGTGGCATTATCTAGTACAAGTTGTCCTGCACGGATGCGAACTGTACCGGCGGCGCCAGCATCATGGGAGACGCTTATGACGGACCCATCTACAAGAGAAACAGGGCCTAATTGTCCATTTATTGATGGTTGAAACATAGCAGCCGAAATCTCTCCAGTGGTAATACTAGCTATGTCAAATCGACCACTTGGCGCAGATAGCATTGCCGAATGTCGTAC is a genomic window containing:
- a CDS encoding ShlB/FhaC/HecB family hemolysin secretion/activation protein, yielding MSRIVTAGTRGAAPVNFLFARQTFISLTMGLTMMSTLVDTSVFAQSTIDPTATIDPTGRSGQPPGPLKEEFQRPLPPPRQVLPILPPAPSEEEVPKQPGTVKVFVRDVRVTGNTVFSAAEIAETTALFKNRILMTEDLERLRLALTLLYVNKGYLTSGAIIPDQDVVDGVVEVQVIEGKLARIDVEGNRWFSSSYLRDRLSLGSRTPLLLAPFQEQLQLLQQDRRIERINAELRPGDERGESVLNVRVADRNPFHASFDVNNYQTPLVGPVRGIGTVIHDNLTGRGDPLSVSYGGSAGAHPIIDASYALPFNRYGTSFMPYYRRYDFKLIEEPLEPFNLNTDTEIIGISLRHPIYRTVMDEVALSIIGEHLFTQSFIFGDKPIDSFPGFQNGTATVSALRFAQDWTHRTLDTVLAVRSRFSVGLNVLGATINSNPATPDGQFFSWLGQVQTIKQYGDRLFGMQLLGHMDLQLTTSPLFPLEQVALGGRYTVRGYREVTILRDNAFIASLESRFPLIRRRSGEPIVQLAPFVDVAHGWSLGENRPAPIAPFTDFPNTLASVGVGLRWNILAQGRAVFEVYWGQRLRPVRDTGTTLQDHGVHLGMVVNLF
- a CDS encoding filamentous hemagglutinin N-terminal domain-containing protein is translated as MFLETQAQVTTTVAPTTDVGTLGTHVSHPTHNIHTITGGTLVGSNLFHSFDQFNVGSGDIANFQNMRVNGAFPSVENILSRVTGGEPSQIYGTLRTTDFGNANLFLLNPNGILFGPTASLDIGAASQGPRGSGSFYATTADYLKMGDGASASRFYADEARPSILTSYPIVAFGFLGPTGGIVVEGSQLSVPDGQTLALIAGEIRIAAAETNQGVRHSAMLSAPSGRFDIASITTGEISAAMFQPSINGQLGPVSLVDGSVISVSHDAGAAGTVRIRAGQLVLDNATISADTGIRHGAPIAVDIVAADEFSITATTGSAITARSTGAGDAGTVEIVSGKLTVSATNPEPLRVIDTHTLGAGKAGNVNVIATEVTATGDSEGTTFFIDSGTTGDKPGGNVSITASNVTFESAYINTGDPNLSKASVLGSAGNIRIIGTDSINLNFSNLTSDSALGNAGDILLASQGQIGLEFSSVSATGFERSGAIEIRGDKVSMLDSHVESFLRGSPEVERGGVLLTGRFIELTEGSTITTTTLGNGNAGSIHVRATEQLNLVGTSTAGTTGIFSNSVGLNGNRGNGGNVFIDTSRLEITGGARINTATRTSGQGGNVIINASTISMAGQLVDPPSEGIFGLGNQLASGIFTSTIGTSQSCAGTCGSAGDVSTSTRTSSLFMSHGAQINSGTSSSGHGGIIDIRSTNTINLSGTSIDGTPSGIFSRTIGQASNSGAGGNIFLTAGQSVTIQDGATVSASSTGPGHAGKIDIDAGQQLLVQNSKITTEALQAKKGGDIKLVAIDRIHLANGEISTSVRGGHGSGGNITIDPKIVVLQNSQILAQAVRGKGGDITITTQMLMPDSVSRIDASTPFGLDGTVRIQAPYAPAGGKIQPLGNRPLQATSLLHQRCAAVVDGQFSSFTVAGRNSLSAEPGGWLSSPLALSISAPHGATPPGDTMTSKGPRASHEPTEEFPSLSLRQIAPPRFLTETFAMNRLGGCRS